The Hevea brasiliensis isolate MT/VB/25A 57/8 chromosome 1, ASM3005281v1, whole genome shotgun sequence genome has a window encoding:
- the LOC110664822 gene encoding protein LAZY 1-like, with protein sequence MRLLGWMHNKIRQSSIEPFKDFTIGNYCACLSAKSPLDDKISHIRPRFDSRHQACENTLSEVEARKAEGNYEDETAMVMPELFHGFLAIGTLGSKQVNSEPATPTFPMSLESIANEKIEVTTNDLRVIKDEIEKFLDTEAEAEVDGYNESLGRSSYVSTITISGMQMEEANVDDYGNTALCPLQGYLFGSSIRLPETTVDLKKEKVSLGEMFRRTKLTDETSAESEGKGEMHAKQAHKSAKNLIKKILRKFHASRSPASSSTNDATNSVSTKKKLNKVLRMLHRKVHPENSLAEKEFTKFHEEKIKTLDHNADLVHQNEDNRKFLLGSKSMERLQCYKNNLKLSQYGLSGSNSSGNGEYWIKTDADYLVLEL encoded by the exons ATGAGG TTACTAGGTTGGATGCACAATAAAATACGGCAGAGTAGCATTGAGCCATTCAAGGATTTTACAATAG GGAACTATTGTGCTTGCCTTTCAGCCAAGTCACCCCTTGATGACAAAATCTCCCACATAAGACCAAGGTTCGACTCCAGACATCAGGCATGTGAAAATACTTTATCTGAAGTTGAAGCCAGGAAAGCAGAAGGTAATTATGAAGATGAAACAGCTATGGTCATGCCTGAACTTTTTCATGGTTTTCTTGCTATTGGAACTCTTGGTTCAAAACAAGTCAACAGTGAGCCAGCAACACCAACATTTCCCATGTCTTTGGAGAGCATAGCAAATGAAAAAATAGAGGTGACAACGAATGACTTGAGGGTCATCAAGGACGAAATAGAAAAGTTTCTTGACACTGAAGCTGAAGCTGAAGTAGATGGTTACAATGAATCATTGGGAAGGAGCAGTTATGTTAGCACTATTACAATCAGCGGCATGCAAATGGAGGAAGCCAATGTTGATGATTATGGAAATACTGCACTTTGTCCACTTCAAGGATATCTATTTGGGTCATCAATAAGACTTCCAGAAACAACAGTTGACTTAAAGAAGGAAAAAGTATCACTGGGGGAGATGTTTCGTAGGACAAAGCTTACAGATGAAACTTCTGCAGAATCTGAAGGGAAAGGAGAGATGCATGCCAAGCAAGCACATAAATCCGCTAAAAACCTCATCAAAAAGATACTAAGAAAGTTTCATGCTTCAAGAAGCCCTGCCTCTTCTTCCACTAATGATGCTACCAATTCTGTTTCAACCAAGAAAAAGCTTAATAAG GTACTAAGAATGTTACATAGAAAAGTCCATCCTGAAAACTCTTTAGCTGAAAAAGAGTTCACTAAGTTCCATGAAGAGAAGATTAAGACTCTGGATCACAATGCAGACCTGGTGCACCAGAATGAAGACAACAGAAAATTTCTTCTAGGATCCAAGTCAATGGAAAGGCTACAATGCTACAAGAACAATTTGAAACTATCCCAGTATGGTCTGAGTGGAAGTAACTCGAGTGGAAATGGGGAATACTGGATCAAAACAGATGCAGACT ACTTGGTGTTGGAGCTGTAG